ATTTTCTTCTTCCCAACTCTGAGAGACCTTTACTTTGACATTGGGATAATTGACACATCAAGATATGGATCAAGCTTAGACTTAGATTTGCAAGATTTAGCACAAACAAACAATAATTAATAAAGCTTGTAAATCTCTTGATAGTTATATTTGATGCTGGGGAAGACCTGAGACCTTCCTTTTCCCCCCTGATAAGTAAAGCTGACACTTCAGGGGGTTTGTTATTAGGAGCTCAACAGATATAGCGCTCCGATTATTTTTTTGAACTATTTTCCTGTTGAATCAAATTAGATCTTAAGATTTGGATTAAAAAACTCGGTTGATACTCCTCGGGAGTATTTGATTGACTGGAATTGAGCACCGAGATTAACTGTACAATTGTATAGTTCCGACATATAAAAATAACCCTACAATTGTATAGTTTCGTCActacttttctttgtttttgtctcgTGACTAATATTTCTTGTCTTGCGGCTCTGATGTGATAAAAATCTTTTCAGGTGAGTGAGCGGGAAGACAAATTACTTGCTGAACAAATGGCTAAACTTGGACGTGAAAACGAGGAGAGAAGTGGTGATGAAGAtagtgaagaggaagaagatacaGGAATGGGAGAAATTGATCTTGAAAAGTCAGGAACTGGAATAACAGATTGAAACTGAAGCTTGTTGTGGACTTGAACTACACTCCGCATTTTCGTACCTAACTGTCTACTCTTTTCTCTGTCCTTTGTTAAGCCCTTTTGCTTATTTTTGGCCTTTCTCTTTTTAAGTATTTGAGATGGTATACAAAATCAACCTTGAGGTTAAGTCCTTACGGCTATTGGTAAAATACAAATTTAGCTACAAAGGGGATTGTTGATGGCACAATGTCCACGAAGCAtgttaaaataatatatttgaccTATCAAAAGTACGTGTCTGAGCTAAGTGCGCGACAACGTTAATAAGCTAGCCGGCCATCAACTACTTTTTGAAATCATATTGATCTTCTGTAAATAGACAGATGCCTCTGCCCTAGTCGTTCCTTGCTGTTGAGCCACCTCttacctatatatatattttttaaaattatgctCTTGGAATTCTTTTTCACCAAACAGTAGATGGAAGGCTCATATTTTAGTGGGTTATGGATTATAATGTAAATATGGAAACATATAGAGTAAGAGTAGTTCGGATATTTGGCATTTCAGTCATAATCTCAAACTACTATGTAAGCAGTTGTCTGATTCGATTGCTCCGTTTAAGATTCTTAGTTACAATATTCCACTTGCATAAATAAAAAATCATGGGACTCGGTGCAGGGGCGGATCTCCTATTAAATGTGGGTTCCCGGGAATCCAGTAGCTTTTGTATATACcctgtatatatatattacaaaATTTACTAAATATCCTAAAATATTTGATTGTGAACCCATTTACTTATTGTATATTTATTTAAGATCGTTATAAGAAtcataaactttaaatcctgGATCTGTTTTATTTACAAATGGTAGTCCAAAAATCCATGTGCTTGTTAAAACCTTAGTTTGCTATTCACAGCAAAAATTGCACTCTGACTAGGACTTTGTTAATGAAAAACTCGGatattaagaaataaaataaaaaactaaataaAGGAGGGTAAGCTCAAACCCCGTGGCCTGGGGGTCGGTGGCACTGTTTACATACACAAGCCATAAAAACAATAATGATATTCTACTGTTAACAGATTTGCCTCCTTTGTGTGGCCCCCTCACACCCCAGATCCTTGTAATCTCTAACCATATTTCAAATCATGAGTTTCGTTTTTTTCGCCTTTGGACTtttgactctctctctctctctctctctctctctcgcatATGCTGAATTAGCATTGCGTTTTTTCACGTCATCGTTTTTTTTTTCCTCATCTCTCTGGCTAGAGAGAACACAAAAGAACAGACACAGAATTTTCAATCCAAAAAAATGGCTATATCATCATCTTCATCGTCCATGCAAGATATCTTAAAGCAACGCAAATACCCATTcatcttctcttttttccttttactAATCTTCGTCACTTTCCTCCTTATTTCAAACTCCCAGAAATCTCCCATATTCGTTGCCATCGACTTTGCTCAACGTACCTCTAAATCCAAATCATCAATCCCTGCTGATAATCCGGACTTGAATCCTAACACTATTTCAATTGAAAACGTCCCGCGGGGTAATAATATTACGATCAACCCTGATTCTAATGGCCCGCtgaataataattatacgatcaATACTGATTCTGATACATTAATCAACAATGAATTGGAAACGTTCTCTAATGATTGGAAGCTGTGTCCCGGTCCCGTGGCGGTTGATTACATACCGTGCCTTGATAATTGGAAAGCAATAAAGGCAATAAGGTCAAGAAGGCATATGGAGCATAGGGAAAGGCATTGCCCTGTTCCTAGTCCCAGGTGTTTGATTCCGTTGCCGGTTGGTTATAAGTTGCCGGTTTCGTGGCCTAAGAGCAGGGACATGGTGAGATTTTCACTTCTTTGGTGGTaagatttttgttttctttcttccctttgGTGCTTTGCTTAAATGATAATTAATGGGATTTTGTAAACCAATGGTTTTATGATCGCTGGAGGCTCGAACTTATATGATTTTTTATTTGCCTTAACCTTTTTTCTTTAATAACAATTAGTGTCTGAAGCTGCTTGCTCGCAACTCGATTGCTAACTCTGTCCATCAAAATTTCTTTAGGTAGATGAAACGAAATTACCAGTATTTTTGTCTCAACTGACATTTGAATCTTACATGGAGCTAGATATGGTTTTAGTTGGTTTTTGGAAGTTACTAATTATAGTTCCAAATAATTGTTTTTCTGTTTATGTAAATGGAGCAACTTCTAAATTTGCTAaagcttaattttgttttcttagaGAGTCACTTTCTATTCGTCATACTATTTATGTtctattcctcatttttttgttttttttgcgCGATAGATATGGTATGACAATGTTCCTCATCCTAAGCTTGTGGAATATAAGAAAGAGCAAAATTGGGTAAAGCAATCTGGTCATTATTTTGTTTTTCCTGGAGGTGGAACACAATTCAAGGATGGAGTAAATCACTACATCGAATTCATTGAAAAGGTACTCTGTTTATTTGTAGCATTCTTGTCCTTCAACACCCCAAGCAACAATCTTCTACAGTATATGTTTGTTTCTGTTCAATTGTGTTGCTTTTAATTTTCATCTACAACAATCATCTAATGAATGTAATATTCTTTGTTAATGTCTGTACCTTGATGTCTTTCAAATCTAAATAATCAGTAGAAGCGACATTTTGTGATATTAAGTTAGGAGGCTTCACTCTTGAGGAAGAGACACTGGCGCTTTCAAAAAAGAACTCCTAGACGTGTCAAACCAAAGCAAATTCCTTTCCCCTAATCATAATATTTGTTATATGTACATGCAGGTGAATGTCTGTACCTTGGTAGATCATAGTTTCCTTTGATCTTTAAATCGAGCTCTATTACATGATTATTTCTTATTAATTCATGAGATTGTTTGAGTATAGTTTAACAGTTTGTACTAATTACTAATGAATTAACTTCATGCAGTTGGTAACCATAAAAAACCAAAATGCTAATAATTCAGATACAAGTTATCTGGTGGAGTCTGTAATTTGCTTTCAAAATGGATTTGTACACACTCAATACCTATTTATTTCATTGTTTCCtagattttttgtttctttaatgAGGGATGTTGTGCTGAAAAGGCAGGAATATGAAATTAAATTCTTTGTGCATTTAATTTGAGTTCTGATCATTCTGGAAGGATGTGGAAGAACAAGTAGTTAGTGTTCATTTTAATTTTCCTTTGTTAGTGTTCTCGTGGTATCTATTTTATCTGAGtttcttcttgttttttattTAGACTTTTCCAACAATTGAATGGGGAAAGAACATAAGGGTCGTTTTAGATGTTGGATGTGGTGTTGCTAGCTTCGGCGGTTATTTGCTGGATAAAAATGTCATTACCATGTCATTTGCTCCAAAGGATGAACATGAGGCTCAGATACAGTTTGCACTCGAGCGTGGAATCCCTGCTACTCTCTCAGTCATTGCAACTAAAAAGCTTGCATTTCCAGATAATGCATACGATATGATTCATTGTGCAAGATGCAGGGTTCACTGGCACGCAGATGGTAAATGACTATTCTCAAATTTCGAAGTCCTTCTACCACCTACATTGTCAACATCGTAACTAATTGAAAACTGCAGGAGGAAAACCATTGATGGAGCTCAACAGGATTCTTAGGCCAGGAGGGTACTTCATATGGTCTGCAACTCCAGTTTATAAGAAGGATGAAGGACATAAGAATGTCTGGAAAGGTTCTCGCTCATTGATACTTAGTTTTTTCTATGTTCTGTCTGTTTGTTGTCAGTGAATTATGTAGAAAATGACTGCAAGAGGCAAGCTTAaaggaaagaaatacagaagttGTAATGGTGAAGTTAAGCTGGAACTGAGTTACTCTGTATTTGTTATGCTTGGTAGCATGATTTTCTGTCTTGTTCTTTGCAGTTATGGTTAATCTGACCGAAGCAATGTGCTGGAAGATGGTGGCAAAGACCTACTTTAAAAGAGCTAGAGTCGGGCTAGTTATATATCAAAAGCCAGATTCATCTTCCTGCTATGAGAATCCTAAAGAAAATAATCCCCCTATGTGCAACCAGAACCATAGGCTGAATAGTTCATGGTACGCTTGAAACAATTTGATGAAGATTATCACATTGTTTCCTTAATCTTGTATTTCACATCCAATATACAGGTACACGCCACTGGACAGCTGCCTTCTACCACTCGCCACAAGTAGCTACGAGTGGCCTGCACCCTGGCCCCAAAGGCTCAACAACAAACCTCTAAGTCTATCCCTTGAAACAGACACTGAAGAAATATTCAATGCGGATACAAAACACTGGGCAGCCCTGGTATCAGATGTGTACTTAGGTGGCCTTGCTATAAATTGGTCAAATGTGAGGAATGTGATGGACATGAATGCAGGCTATGGAGGGTAAGACAAATTTATTTTGTTGGAAGCATATTAACTTGTGCTGCTTCCTCATTGTCTTACTGATACTCCTATTGTTAATACAGATTTGCTACAGCACTGATTGATCGACCCCTGTGGGTAATGAACGTCGTTCCTATCAGTGGACCGGATACTTTACCCATTATCTTTGATAGGGGATTGATTGGCACATACCATGACTGGTGCGAGTCCTTCAATACCTATCCGCGGACATATGATCTTCTACATTCCAGCTTCCTCTTTGGAAATTTAAGTCAAAGGTTCAGTCACTACTTCCTGGTTACTACTTTGAACTAATTTTTGCACGATTTGCTTTAGCAAGAACTGTCAGTTAACAGGTGTAGGCAAATTTTTTCTTTTGAGGTGAACTTTTAGTTTTTTGTCTTTTTTG
This DNA window, taken from Nicotiana tabacum cultivar K326 chromosome 4, ASM71507v2, whole genome shotgun sequence, encodes the following:
- the LOC107786252 gene encoding putative methyltransferase PMT22, which produces MAISSSSSSMQDILKQRKYPFIFSFFLLLIFVTFLLISNSQKSPIFVAIDFAQRTSKSKSSIPADNPDLNPNTISIENVPRGNNITINPDSNGPLNNNYTINTDSDTLINNELETFSNDWKLCPGPVAVDYIPCLDNWKAIKAIRSRRHMEHRERHCPVPSPRCLIPLPVGYKLPVSWPKSRDMIWYDNVPHPKLVEYKKEQNWVKQSGHYFVFPGGGTQFKDGVNHYIEFIEKTFPTIEWGKNIRVVLDVGCGVASFGGYLLDKNVITMSFAPKDEHEAQIQFALERGIPATLSVIATKKLAFPDNAYDMIHCARCRVHWHADGGKPLMELNRILRPGGYFIWSATPVYKKDEGHKNVWKVMVNLTEAMCWKMVAKTYFKRARVGLVIYQKPDSSSCYENPKENNPPMCNQNHRLNSSWYTPLDSCLLPLATSSYEWPAPWPQRLNNKPLSLSLETDTEEIFNADTKHWAALVSDVYLGGLAINWSNVRNVMDMNAGYGGFATALIDRPLWVMNVVPISGPDTLPIIFDRGLIGTYHDWCESFNTYPRTYDLLHSSFLFGNLSQRCDLVDVAVEMDRMLRPGGYLLVQDTFQMIKQLGSILRSLHWSVTLHQEQFLVGKKDFWRPKDTAKI